A genomic segment from Polyangium mundeleinium encodes:
- a CDS encoding PilZ domain-containing protein: protein MSERRTTGGRAAIELNVEYKRLNTFFADYTRNISKGGTFIRTDRPLDVNTEFVFALSIKNLAEPLRLRGRVKWIVRPVDATPDSPAGMGIEFQYNDDKERRETEAIVEKLMANELGDELAGKLLGHKPSTKA, encoded by the coding sequence GTGAGCGAGCGGCGAACCACCGGAGGCCGCGCGGCCATCGAGCTGAACGTCGAGTACAAGCGGCTCAACACGTTCTTCGCCGACTACACGCGCAACATTTCGAAGGGCGGCACCTTCATCCGCACGGACCGGCCCCTCGACGTGAACACCGAGTTCGTCTTCGCGCTCAGCATCAAGAACCTGGCCGAGCCGCTCCGCCTCCGCGGGCGGGTCAAGTGGATCGTGCGTCCCGTCGACGCCACACCCGACTCCCCCGCCGGCATGGGCATCGAGTTCCAGTACAACGACGACAAAGAGCGACGCGAAACCGAGGCGATCGTCGAGAAGCTCATGGCGAACGAGCTTGGCGACGAGCTCGCCGGCAAGCTCCTCGGACACAAGCCGAGCACGAAGGCGTAA